The following are encoded together in the Mycteria americana isolate JAX WOST 10 ecotype Jacksonville Zoo and Gardens chromosome 2, USCA_MyAme_1.0, whole genome shotgun sequence genome:
- the ZHX1 gene encoding zinc fingers and homeoboxes protein 1 isoform X3, giving the protein MASKRKSTTPCMVLANEQDPDLEMVSDLEEGPPVLTPADNPTAESVTSDEDVHEYVDSDNQKNTNKVEGGYECKYCTFQTPDLNMFTFHVDSEHPNVVLNSSYVCVECNFLTKRYDALSEHNLKYHPGEENFKLTMVKRNNQTIFEQTVNDLTFDGSFVREENAEQADSSEVPSSGISISKTPIMKMMKNKTETKRIAVFHNVVEDIPGEEKGTENEPNSEEVVENPPPAVSESKASHSVVCSAADVASAVVTPAPVLQPGVAQVITAVTAPQNSNLIPKVLIPVNSIPAYNTALDNNPLLLNTYNKFPYPTMSEITVLSTQAKYTEEQIKIWFSAQRLKHGVSWTPEEVEEARRKQFNGTVHTVPQTITVIPAHISAASNGLPSILQTCQIVGQPGLVLTQVAGANTLPVTAPIALTVAGVPNQTQLQKSQIHTAQPIAETKQVAAVPAPQPIKNESTLMNPDSFGIRAKKTKEQLAELKVSYLKNQFPQDSEIVRLMKITGLTKGEIKKWFSDTRYNQRNSKNNHGIHLNSDSCATIVIDSSDEMNESPTGVTPQSKSSWSTFPDFTPQKFKEKTAEQLQVLQASFLNNPVLSDEEMNRLRAQTKLTRREIDAWFTERRKSNVLKEEGADLNESNAGSSKEEAGETSVGDGAAGAKSGCSTSSKIGKKSPEQLHMLKSSFVRTQWPSPQEYNKLAEETGLPRSEIVSWFGDTRYAWKNGGLKWRTLPAHEGGKYKNLRCLFANIASPERFRGLGLFLKERVQNKRGGEKCDKGINEPRDTYHETFPKESARMTEDSSLHL; this is encoded by the exons ATGGCAAGTAAACGAAAATCAACAACACCGTGCATGGTCTTAGCCAACGAGCAGGATCCGGATCTAGAAATGGTATCAGACTTGGAGGAAGGACCACCTGTACTCACGCCAGCAGATAACCCTACAGCAGAGAGCGTAACAAGTGATGAGGATGTTCATGAGTATGTGGATTCAGAcaatcagaaaaatacaaataaagtagAAGGTGGTTACGAGTGTAAATACTGTACTTTTCAAACTCCAGATCTCAATATGTTTACTTTTCATGTGGATTCAGAACATCCGAACGTGGTATTAAATTCATCCTATGTTTGTGTAGAATGCAATTTCCTTACCAAAAGATATGATGCTCTCTCAGAACATAATTTGAAGTACCACCCTGGAGAGGAGAATTTTAAATTGACCATGGTGAAACGTAATAATCAGACAATCTTTGAACAAACAGTAAACGATCTCACTTTTGATGGGAGTTTTGTTAGAGAAGAAAACGCTGAACAGGCCGACTCTTCTGAGGTCCCCTCATCAGGGATCTCAATTAGCAAAACTCCTAttatgaaaatgatgaaaaacaaaactgagactAAACGTATCGCTGTTTTCCACAATGTAGTTGAAGACATTCCTGGTGAAGAAAAGGGAACTGAAAATGAGCCAAACTCTGAAGAAGTAGTAGAAAACCCACCACCAGCAGTTTCCGAGTCAAAAGCGAGCCATTCAGTTGTTTGCAGTGCAGCAGATGTGGCTAGTGCAGTAGTGACTCCAGCACCAGTGCTTCAGCCTGGGGTGGCACAAGTTATAACAGCTGTTACAGCTCCACAGAACTCAAACCTGATTCCGAAAGTCCTAATACCTGTAAATAGCATTCCAGCCTATAATACTGCTTTGGATAACAATCCTCTTTTGCTTAACACCTACAACAAATTCCCATATCCAACCATGTCGGAAATCACTGTTCTTTCCACTCAAGCTAAGTACACAGAGGAACAGATTAAAATATGGTTTTCTGCCCAGCGTCTGAAACACGGTGTGAGCTGGACGCCGGAGGAAGTGGAGGAAGCAAGGAGGAAACAATTTAATGGCACGGTGCATACTGTGCCACAGACAATTACCGTTATTCCAGCACACATTTCTGCCGCTAGCAATGGTTTACCTTCAATTTTACAGACATGCCAAATAGTTGGTCAGCCAGGACTTGTTCTCACTCAAGTTGCAGGTGCAAATACGCTACCAGTAACAGCCCCAATAGCTTTGACTGTAGCGGGAGTCCCAAACCAAACACAGTTACAGAAGAGTCAGATTCACACTGCTCAGCCTATTGCAGAAACCAAACAAGTAGCTGCCGTTCCAGCCCCTCAGCCTATCAAAAATGAATCCACGCTGATGAATCCTGACTCCTTTGGCATCCGAGCAAAAAAAACTAAGGAACAACTGGCAGAATTGAAAGTCAGCTAccttaaaaatcagtttcctcAAGATTCAGAAATTGTTAGACTTATGAAAATAACAGGCCTGACTAAAGGAGAGATCAAAAAGTGGTTCAGCGATACACGCTACAATCAGAGAAACTCAAAGAATAATCATGGGATTCATCTCAACAGTGATTCATGTGCCACCATTGTTATTGATTCAAGCGATGAAATGAATGAGTCCCCAACGGGAGTCACTCCACAGAGCAAGTCATCGTGGAGCACTTTTCCTGATTTCACCCCACAGAAATTCAAAGAGAAGACTGCTGAACAGCTTCAAGTCCTCCAAGCAAGTTTTCTTAATAACCCTGTCCTTTCTGATGAAGAGATGAATAGGTTAAGAGCCCAAACCAAACTGACCAGGAGAGAGATTGATGCTTGGtttacagaaagaaggaaatcaaATGTCTTAAAGGAAGAGGGAGCTGACTTGAATGAGAGCAATGCTGGCAGCTCAAAAGAAGAGGCTGGAGAAACATCTGTGGGAgatggagcagcaggagcaaaatCAGGGTGTTCCACTTCAAGCAAAATAGGCAAAAAATCACCAGAGCAGTTGCACATGCTTAAAAGTTCCTTTGTCCGTACTCAGTGGCCATCTCCACAAGAATACAATAAGCTGGCAGAAGAAACTGGGCTCCCAAGATCAGAAATTGTGAGCTGGTTTGGAGATACTCGCTATGCCTGGAAAAATGGTGGATTGAAATG GAGAACATTGCCTGCTCATGaaggaggaaaatacaaaaacctAAGATGTCTTTTTGCAAACATCGCTTCACCTGAAAGGTTTCGAGGCCTGGGTTTATTCCTTAAGGAAAGAGTTCAAaacaaaagaggaggggaaaagtgtgaCAAAGGAATCAATGAACCTAGGG ATACCTATCATGAAACTTTCCCTAAAGAATCTGCTAGAATGACAGAAGATTCAAGTCTTCATCTGTGA
- the ZHX1 gene encoding zinc fingers and homeoboxes protein 1 isoform X2, protein MASKRKSTTPCMVLANEQDPDLEMVSDLEEGPPVLTPADNPTAESVTSDEDVHEYVDSDNQKNTNKVEGGYECKYCTFQTPDLNMFTFHVDSEHPNVVLNSSYVCVECNFLTKRYDALSEHNLKYHPGEENFKLTMVKRNNQTIFEQTVNDLTFDGSFVREENAEQADSSEVPSSGISISKTPIMKMMKNKTETKRIAVFHNVVEDIPGEEKGTENEPNSEEVVENPPPAVSESKASHSVVCSAADVASAVVTPAPVLQPGVAQVITAVTAPQNSNLIPKVLIPVNSIPAYNTALDNNPLLLNTYNKFPYPTMSEITVLSTQAKYTEEQIKIWFSAQRLKHGVSWTPEEVEEARRKQFNGTVHTVPQTITVIPAHISAASNGLPSILQTCQIVGQPGLVLTQVAGANTLPVTAPIALTVAGVPNQTQLQKSQIHTAQPIAETKQVAAVPAPQPIKNESTLMNPDSFGIRAKKTKEQLAELKVSYLKNQFPQDSEIVRLMKITGLTKGEIKKWFSDTRYNQRNSKNNHGIHLNSDSCATIVIDSSDEMNESPTGVTPQSKSSWSTFPDFTPQKFKEKTAEQLQVLQASFLNNPVLSDEEMNRLRAQTKLTRREIDAWFTERRKSNVLKEEGADLNESNAGSSKEEAGETSVGDGAAGAKSGCSTSSKIGKKSPEQLHMLKSSFVRTQWPSPQEYNKLAEETGLPRSEIVSWFGDTRYAWKNGGLKWRTLPAHEGGKYKNLRCLFANIASPERFRGLGLFLKERVQNKRGGEKCDKGINEPRAAQCGEGEAILEKVQDNWLTVNGPNLS, encoded by the exons ATGGCAAGTAAACGAAAATCAACAACACCGTGCATGGTCTTAGCCAACGAGCAGGATCCGGATCTAGAAATGGTATCAGACTTGGAGGAAGGACCACCTGTACTCACGCCAGCAGATAACCCTACAGCAGAGAGCGTAACAAGTGATGAGGATGTTCATGAGTATGTGGATTCAGAcaatcagaaaaatacaaataaagtagAAGGTGGTTACGAGTGTAAATACTGTACTTTTCAAACTCCAGATCTCAATATGTTTACTTTTCATGTGGATTCAGAACATCCGAACGTGGTATTAAATTCATCCTATGTTTGTGTAGAATGCAATTTCCTTACCAAAAGATATGATGCTCTCTCAGAACATAATTTGAAGTACCACCCTGGAGAGGAGAATTTTAAATTGACCATGGTGAAACGTAATAATCAGACAATCTTTGAACAAACAGTAAACGATCTCACTTTTGATGGGAGTTTTGTTAGAGAAGAAAACGCTGAACAGGCCGACTCTTCTGAGGTCCCCTCATCAGGGATCTCAATTAGCAAAACTCCTAttatgaaaatgatgaaaaacaaaactgagactAAACGTATCGCTGTTTTCCACAATGTAGTTGAAGACATTCCTGGTGAAGAAAAGGGAACTGAAAATGAGCCAAACTCTGAAGAAGTAGTAGAAAACCCACCACCAGCAGTTTCCGAGTCAAAAGCGAGCCATTCAGTTGTTTGCAGTGCAGCAGATGTGGCTAGTGCAGTAGTGACTCCAGCACCAGTGCTTCAGCCTGGGGTGGCACAAGTTATAACAGCTGTTACAGCTCCACAGAACTCAAACCTGATTCCGAAAGTCCTAATACCTGTAAATAGCATTCCAGCCTATAATACTGCTTTGGATAACAATCCTCTTTTGCTTAACACCTACAACAAATTCCCATATCCAACCATGTCGGAAATCACTGTTCTTTCCACTCAAGCTAAGTACACAGAGGAACAGATTAAAATATGGTTTTCTGCCCAGCGTCTGAAACACGGTGTGAGCTGGACGCCGGAGGAAGTGGAGGAAGCAAGGAGGAAACAATTTAATGGCACGGTGCATACTGTGCCACAGACAATTACCGTTATTCCAGCACACATTTCTGCCGCTAGCAATGGTTTACCTTCAATTTTACAGACATGCCAAATAGTTGGTCAGCCAGGACTTGTTCTCACTCAAGTTGCAGGTGCAAATACGCTACCAGTAACAGCCCCAATAGCTTTGACTGTAGCGGGAGTCCCAAACCAAACACAGTTACAGAAGAGTCAGATTCACACTGCTCAGCCTATTGCAGAAACCAAACAAGTAGCTGCCGTTCCAGCCCCTCAGCCTATCAAAAATGAATCCACGCTGATGAATCCTGACTCCTTTGGCATCCGAGCAAAAAAAACTAAGGAACAACTGGCAGAATTGAAAGTCAGCTAccttaaaaatcagtttcctcAAGATTCAGAAATTGTTAGACTTATGAAAATAACAGGCCTGACTAAAGGAGAGATCAAAAAGTGGTTCAGCGATACACGCTACAATCAGAGAAACTCAAAGAATAATCATGGGATTCATCTCAACAGTGATTCATGTGCCACCATTGTTATTGATTCAAGCGATGAAATGAATGAGTCCCCAACGGGAGTCACTCCACAGAGCAAGTCATCGTGGAGCACTTTTCCTGATTTCACCCCACAGAAATTCAAAGAGAAGACTGCTGAACAGCTTCAAGTCCTCCAAGCAAGTTTTCTTAATAACCCTGTCCTTTCTGATGAAGAGATGAATAGGTTAAGAGCCCAAACCAAACTGACCAGGAGAGAGATTGATGCTTGGtttacagaaagaaggaaatcaaATGTCTTAAAGGAAGAGGGAGCTGACTTGAATGAGAGCAATGCTGGCAGCTCAAAAGAAGAGGCTGGAGAAACATCTGTGGGAgatggagcagcaggagcaaaatCAGGGTGTTCCACTTCAAGCAAAATAGGCAAAAAATCACCAGAGCAGTTGCACATGCTTAAAAGTTCCTTTGTCCGTACTCAGTGGCCATCTCCACAAGAATACAATAAGCTGGCAGAAGAAACTGGGCTCCCAAGATCAGAAATTGTGAGCTGGTTTGGAGATACTCGCTATGCCTGGAAAAATGGTGGATTGAAATG GAGAACATTGCCTGCTCATGaaggaggaaaatacaaaaacctAAGATGTCTTTTTGCAAACATCGCTTCACCTGAAAGGTTTCGAGGCCTGGGTTTATTCCTTAAGGAAAGAGTTCAAaacaaaagaggaggggaaaagtgtgaCAAAGGAATCAATGAACCTAGGG CTGCCCAATGTGGTGAAGGGGAAGCAATTCTTGAAAAAGTTCAAGATAACTGGTTAACTGTGAATGGGCCTAATCTTTCGTGA
- the ZHX1 gene encoding zinc fingers and homeoboxes protein 1 isoform X1 → MASKRKSTTPCMVLANEQDPDLEMVSDLEEGPPVLTPADNPTAESVTSDEDVHEYVDSDNQKNTNKVEGGYECKYCTFQTPDLNMFTFHVDSEHPNVVLNSSYVCVECNFLTKRYDALSEHNLKYHPGEENFKLTMVKRNNQTIFEQTVNDLTFDGSFVREENAEQADSSEVPSSGISISKTPIMKMMKNKTETKRIAVFHNVVEDIPGEEKGTENEPNSEEVVENPPPAVSESKASHSVVCSAADVASAVVTPAPVLQPGVAQVITAVTAPQNSNLIPKVLIPVNSIPAYNTALDNNPLLLNTYNKFPYPTMSEITVLSTQAKYTEEQIKIWFSAQRLKHGVSWTPEEVEEARRKQFNGTVHTVPQTITVIPAHISAASNGLPSILQTCQIVGQPGLVLTQVAGANTLPVTAPIALTVAGVPNQTQLQKSQIHTAQPIAETKQVAAVPAPQPIKNESTLMNPDSFGIRAKKTKEQLAELKVSYLKNQFPQDSEIVRLMKITGLTKGEIKKWFSDTRYNQRNSKNNHGIHLNSDSCATIVIDSSDEMNESPTGVTPQSKSSWSTFPDFTPQKFKEKTAEQLQVLQASFLNNPVLSDEEMNRLRAQTKLTRREIDAWFTERRKSNVLKEEGADLNESNAGSSKEEAGETSVGDGAAGAKSGCSTSSKIGKKSPEQLHMLKSSFVRTQWPSPQEYNKLAEETGLPRSEIVSWFGDTRYAWKNGGLKWYYYYQSANANSLNGQGFARKRGRGRPKGRGRGRPRGRPRGSKRLNCWDRGVSVIKFKTGTAILKDYYMKHKFLNEQDLDELVAKSHMGYEQVREWFAERQRRLELGIELFDENEEEDEMLEDQEDEEETDDSDTWEPPRHVKRKLSKSD, encoded by the coding sequence ATGGCAAGTAAACGAAAATCAACAACACCGTGCATGGTCTTAGCCAACGAGCAGGATCCGGATCTAGAAATGGTATCAGACTTGGAGGAAGGACCACCTGTACTCACGCCAGCAGATAACCCTACAGCAGAGAGCGTAACAAGTGATGAGGATGTTCATGAGTATGTGGATTCAGAcaatcagaaaaatacaaataaagtagAAGGTGGTTACGAGTGTAAATACTGTACTTTTCAAACTCCAGATCTCAATATGTTTACTTTTCATGTGGATTCAGAACATCCGAACGTGGTATTAAATTCATCCTATGTTTGTGTAGAATGCAATTTCCTTACCAAAAGATATGATGCTCTCTCAGAACATAATTTGAAGTACCACCCTGGAGAGGAGAATTTTAAATTGACCATGGTGAAACGTAATAATCAGACAATCTTTGAACAAACAGTAAACGATCTCACTTTTGATGGGAGTTTTGTTAGAGAAGAAAACGCTGAACAGGCCGACTCTTCTGAGGTCCCCTCATCAGGGATCTCAATTAGCAAAACTCCTAttatgaaaatgatgaaaaacaaaactgagactAAACGTATCGCTGTTTTCCACAATGTAGTTGAAGACATTCCTGGTGAAGAAAAGGGAACTGAAAATGAGCCAAACTCTGAAGAAGTAGTAGAAAACCCACCACCAGCAGTTTCCGAGTCAAAAGCGAGCCATTCAGTTGTTTGCAGTGCAGCAGATGTGGCTAGTGCAGTAGTGACTCCAGCACCAGTGCTTCAGCCTGGGGTGGCACAAGTTATAACAGCTGTTACAGCTCCACAGAACTCAAACCTGATTCCGAAAGTCCTAATACCTGTAAATAGCATTCCAGCCTATAATACTGCTTTGGATAACAATCCTCTTTTGCTTAACACCTACAACAAATTCCCATATCCAACCATGTCGGAAATCACTGTTCTTTCCACTCAAGCTAAGTACACAGAGGAACAGATTAAAATATGGTTTTCTGCCCAGCGTCTGAAACACGGTGTGAGCTGGACGCCGGAGGAAGTGGAGGAAGCAAGGAGGAAACAATTTAATGGCACGGTGCATACTGTGCCACAGACAATTACCGTTATTCCAGCACACATTTCTGCCGCTAGCAATGGTTTACCTTCAATTTTACAGACATGCCAAATAGTTGGTCAGCCAGGACTTGTTCTCACTCAAGTTGCAGGTGCAAATACGCTACCAGTAACAGCCCCAATAGCTTTGACTGTAGCGGGAGTCCCAAACCAAACACAGTTACAGAAGAGTCAGATTCACACTGCTCAGCCTATTGCAGAAACCAAACAAGTAGCTGCCGTTCCAGCCCCTCAGCCTATCAAAAATGAATCCACGCTGATGAATCCTGACTCCTTTGGCATCCGAGCAAAAAAAACTAAGGAACAACTGGCAGAATTGAAAGTCAGCTAccttaaaaatcagtttcctcAAGATTCAGAAATTGTTAGACTTATGAAAATAACAGGCCTGACTAAAGGAGAGATCAAAAAGTGGTTCAGCGATACACGCTACAATCAGAGAAACTCAAAGAATAATCATGGGATTCATCTCAACAGTGATTCATGTGCCACCATTGTTATTGATTCAAGCGATGAAATGAATGAGTCCCCAACGGGAGTCACTCCACAGAGCAAGTCATCGTGGAGCACTTTTCCTGATTTCACCCCACAGAAATTCAAAGAGAAGACTGCTGAACAGCTTCAAGTCCTCCAAGCAAGTTTTCTTAATAACCCTGTCCTTTCTGATGAAGAGATGAATAGGTTAAGAGCCCAAACCAAACTGACCAGGAGAGAGATTGATGCTTGGtttacagaaagaaggaaatcaaATGTCTTAAAGGAAGAGGGAGCTGACTTGAATGAGAGCAATGCTGGCAGCTCAAAAGAAGAGGCTGGAGAAACATCTGTGGGAgatggagcagcaggagcaaaatCAGGGTGTTCCACTTCAAGCAAAATAGGCAAAAAATCACCAGAGCAGTTGCACATGCTTAAAAGTTCCTTTGTCCGTACTCAGTGGCCATCTCCACAAGAATACAATAAGCTGGCAGAAGAAACTGGGCTCCCAAGATCAGAAATTGTGAGCTGGTTTGGAGATACTCGCTATGCCTGGAAAAATGGTGGATTGAAATGGTATTACTATTACCAGAGCGCCAATGCAAACAGTCTGAATGGTCAAGGCTTtgcaaggaagagagggagaggaagaccaaaggggagggggagagggaggcctCGGGGGAGGCCTCGGGGAAGCAAGCGGTTAAATTGCTGGGACAGAGGTGTGTCTGTCATAAAATTCAAAACTGGAACAGCAATCCTGAAGGACTACTATATGAAGCACAAATTCCTTAATGAGCAAGACCTTGATGAACTGGTAGCCAAATCTCACATGGGATACGAGCAGGTCAGAGAGTGGTTTGCAGAAAGGCAAAGAAGATTAGAACTTGGAATAGAGCTGTTTGATGAGAATGAGGAGGAAGACGAAATGCTGGAAGAtcaggaagatgaggaagaaacaGATGATAGTGATACCTGGGAACCCCCCCGACATGTTAAGCGTAAACTTTCAAAATCAGATTGA
- the ZHX1 gene encoding zinc fingers and homeoboxes protein 1 isoform X4: MASKRKSTTPCMVLANEQDPDLEMVSDLEEGPPVLTPADNPTAESVTSDEDVHEYVDSDNQKNTNKVEGGYECKYCTFQTPDLNMFTFHVDSEHPNVVLNSSYVCVECNFLTKRYDALSEHNLKYHPGEENFKLTMVKRNNQTIFEQTVNDLTFDGSFVREENAEQADSSEVPSSGISISKTPIMKMMKNKTETKRIAVFHNVVEDIPGEEKGTENEPNSEEVVENPPPAVSESKASHSVVCSAADVASAVVTPAPVLQPGVAQVITAVTAPQNSNLIPKVLIPVNSIPAYNTALDNNPLLLNTYNKFPYPTMSEITVLSTQAKYTEEQIKIWFSAQRLKHGVSWTPEEVEEARRKQFNGTVHTVPQTITVIPAHISAASNGLPSILQTCQIVGQPGLVLTQVAGANTLPVTAPIALTVAGVPNQTQLQKSQIHTAQPIAETKQVAAVPAPQPIKNESTLMNPDSFGIRAKKTKEQLAELKVSYLKNQFPQDSEIVRLMKITGLTKGEIKKWFSDTRYNQRNSKNNHGIHLNSDSCATIVIDSSDEMNESPTGVTPQSKSSWSTFPDFTPQKFKEKTAEQLQVLQASFLNNPVLSDEEMNRLRAQTKLTRREIDAWFTERRKSNVLKEEGADLNESNAGSSKEEAGETSVGDGAAGAKSGCSTSSKIGKKSPEQLHMLKSSFVRTQWPSPQEYNKLAEETGLPRSEIVSWFGDTRYAWKNGGLKCCPMW; this comes from the exons ATGGCAAGTAAACGAAAATCAACAACACCGTGCATGGTCTTAGCCAACGAGCAGGATCCGGATCTAGAAATGGTATCAGACTTGGAGGAAGGACCACCTGTACTCACGCCAGCAGATAACCCTACAGCAGAGAGCGTAACAAGTGATGAGGATGTTCATGAGTATGTGGATTCAGAcaatcagaaaaatacaaataaagtagAAGGTGGTTACGAGTGTAAATACTGTACTTTTCAAACTCCAGATCTCAATATGTTTACTTTTCATGTGGATTCAGAACATCCGAACGTGGTATTAAATTCATCCTATGTTTGTGTAGAATGCAATTTCCTTACCAAAAGATATGATGCTCTCTCAGAACATAATTTGAAGTACCACCCTGGAGAGGAGAATTTTAAATTGACCATGGTGAAACGTAATAATCAGACAATCTTTGAACAAACAGTAAACGATCTCACTTTTGATGGGAGTTTTGTTAGAGAAGAAAACGCTGAACAGGCCGACTCTTCTGAGGTCCCCTCATCAGGGATCTCAATTAGCAAAACTCCTAttatgaaaatgatgaaaaacaaaactgagactAAACGTATCGCTGTTTTCCACAATGTAGTTGAAGACATTCCTGGTGAAGAAAAGGGAACTGAAAATGAGCCAAACTCTGAAGAAGTAGTAGAAAACCCACCACCAGCAGTTTCCGAGTCAAAAGCGAGCCATTCAGTTGTTTGCAGTGCAGCAGATGTGGCTAGTGCAGTAGTGACTCCAGCACCAGTGCTTCAGCCTGGGGTGGCACAAGTTATAACAGCTGTTACAGCTCCACAGAACTCAAACCTGATTCCGAAAGTCCTAATACCTGTAAATAGCATTCCAGCCTATAATACTGCTTTGGATAACAATCCTCTTTTGCTTAACACCTACAACAAATTCCCATATCCAACCATGTCGGAAATCACTGTTCTTTCCACTCAAGCTAAGTACACAGAGGAACAGATTAAAATATGGTTTTCTGCCCAGCGTCTGAAACACGGTGTGAGCTGGACGCCGGAGGAAGTGGAGGAAGCAAGGAGGAAACAATTTAATGGCACGGTGCATACTGTGCCACAGACAATTACCGTTATTCCAGCACACATTTCTGCCGCTAGCAATGGTTTACCTTCAATTTTACAGACATGCCAAATAGTTGGTCAGCCAGGACTTGTTCTCACTCAAGTTGCAGGTGCAAATACGCTACCAGTAACAGCCCCAATAGCTTTGACTGTAGCGGGAGTCCCAAACCAAACACAGTTACAGAAGAGTCAGATTCACACTGCTCAGCCTATTGCAGAAACCAAACAAGTAGCTGCCGTTCCAGCCCCTCAGCCTATCAAAAATGAATCCACGCTGATGAATCCTGACTCCTTTGGCATCCGAGCAAAAAAAACTAAGGAACAACTGGCAGAATTGAAAGTCAGCTAccttaaaaatcagtttcctcAAGATTCAGAAATTGTTAGACTTATGAAAATAACAGGCCTGACTAAAGGAGAGATCAAAAAGTGGTTCAGCGATACACGCTACAATCAGAGAAACTCAAAGAATAATCATGGGATTCATCTCAACAGTGATTCATGTGCCACCATTGTTATTGATTCAAGCGATGAAATGAATGAGTCCCCAACGGGAGTCACTCCACAGAGCAAGTCATCGTGGAGCACTTTTCCTGATTTCACCCCACAGAAATTCAAAGAGAAGACTGCTGAACAGCTTCAAGTCCTCCAAGCAAGTTTTCTTAATAACCCTGTCCTTTCTGATGAAGAGATGAATAGGTTAAGAGCCCAAACCAAACTGACCAGGAGAGAGATTGATGCTTGGtttacagaaagaaggaaatcaaATGTCTTAAAGGAAGAGGGAGCTGACTTGAATGAGAGCAATGCTGGCAGCTCAAAAGAAGAGGCTGGAGAAACATCTGTGGGAgatggagcagcaggagcaaaatCAGGGTGTTCCACTTCAAGCAAAATAGGCAAAAAATCACCAGAGCAGTTGCACATGCTTAAAAGTTCCTTTGTCCGTACTCAGTGGCCATCTCCACAAGAATACAATAAGCTGGCAGAAGAAACTGGGCTCCCAAGATCAGAAATTGTGAGCTGGTTTGGAGATACTCGCTATGCCTGGAAAAATGGTGGATTGAAATG CTGCCCAATGTGGTGA